A DNA window from Staphylococcus warneri contains the following coding sequences:
- a CDS encoding ABC transporter ATP-binding protein, with the protein MINQKKKLVEVKHLKQYFNQGKKNEVRAIEDISFDIYKGETLGLVGESGCGKSTTGKAIIKLNDITSGEIIYDGTDIHNIRKRQDMLKFNKKIQMIFQDPYASLNPRLKVMDIVGEGIDIHHLATDKRNRKKRVYDALETVGLSKEHANRYPHEFSGGQRQRIGIARALAVEPEFIIADEPISALDVSIQAQVVNIMLRLQREKGITFLFIAHDLSMVKYISDRIAVMHFGKIVELGPADDIYNHPLHDYTKSLLSAIPQPDPDVERQRKRITYEASNADDQNRQLHEIRPEHFVFATEAEAEKLKQHVNTAG; encoded by the coding sequence ATGATTAACCAAAAAAAGAAATTAGTAGAAGTGAAACATTTAAAACAATATTTTAACCAAGGTAAAAAGAACGAAGTTAGAGCAATTGAAGATATTTCGTTTGATATTTATAAAGGTGAAACTTTAGGTTTAGTTGGAGAATCAGGTTGTGGTAAATCAACTACAGGTAAAGCTATCATTAAATTAAATGATATTACTAGTGGAGAAATTATTTATGATGGTACGGATATACATAATATTCGTAAACGCCAAGATATGTTGAAATTCAACAAGAAGATTCAAATGATCTTTCAAGATCCCTATGCGTCTTTAAACCCACGTCTAAAAGTGATGGACATTGTTGGAGAAGGCATAGATATTCATCATTTAGCCACTGATAAACGTAATCGTAAGAAGCGTGTATATGATGCATTAGAAACAGTAGGGTTAAGTAAGGAACATGCGAACCGTTATCCTCATGAATTTTCAGGTGGACAACGTCAACGTATAGGTATAGCAAGGGCATTAGCAGTAGAACCAGAATTTATTATTGCTGATGAGCCGATTTCAGCATTAGACGTTTCCATACAAGCACAAGTCGTCAATATAATGTTACGACTACAAAGAGAAAAAGGGATTACGTTCTTATTTATTGCACATGATTTATCAATGGTTAAATATATTTCAGACAGAATAGCTGTGATGCATTTTGGAAAAATTGTTGAACTCGGACCTGCAGATGATATATATAATCATCCTTTACATGACTATACGAAGTCATTATTATCAGCGATTCCTCAACCTGATCCAGACGTTGAAAGACAAAGAAAACGGATTACATATGAAGCAAGCAATGCAGATGATCAAAATAGACAATTGCACGAGATTCGACCAGAACACTTTGTCTTTGCAACTGAAGCGGAAGCAGAAAAATTAAAACAGCATGTTAATACAGCAGGATAA
- a CDS encoding ABC transporter ATP-binding protein: MTERILEVNDLHVSFDISAGEVQAVRGVDFYLNKGETLAIVGESGSGKSVTTKAITKLFQGDAGRIKQGEINFLGENLANKSEKELIKLRGRDISMIFQDPMTSLNPTMQIGKQVMEPLIKHKNLSKSEAKQRALEILNLVGLPNAEKRFKAYPHQFSGGQRQRIVIATALACEPKVLIADEPTTALDVTMQAQILDLMKELQQKINTSIIFITHDLGVVANIADRVAVMYGGQMIETGNVDEIFYGPKHPYTWGLLSSMPDLTTSNDTDLIAIPGTPPDLLHPPVGDAFARRSQYALDIDFKEEAPWFKVSPTHFVKSWLLDERAPKVEPPLAVQKRFKTLPNQYEQPIKVERVAFND; this comes from the coding sequence ATGACAGAGAGAATTTTAGAAGTCAACGACTTGCATGTTTCATTTGATATTTCTGCAGGTGAAGTTCAAGCTGTCCGAGGCGTAGACTTTTACCTGAATAAAGGAGAAACATTAGCAATTGTTGGAGAATCAGGTTCAGGTAAATCAGTTACGACTAAGGCAATCACAAAGTTATTCCAAGGGGATGCAGGTCGTATTAAACAGGGAGAAATTAACTTTTTAGGGGAAAATCTTGCGAATAAAAGTGAAAAAGAATTAATTAAATTACGAGGTAGAGATATCTCAATGATATTTCAAGATCCAATGACATCTTTAAACCCAACGATGCAAATTGGCAAACAAGTTATGGAACCATTAATTAAACATAAAAATCTAAGTAAATCTGAAGCTAAACAACGCGCATTAGAAATTTTAAATCTAGTTGGATTGCCAAACGCTGAAAAGCGTTTTAAAGCATACCCACATCAATTTTCAGGTGGTCAAAGACAAAGAATTGTTATCGCAACAGCACTAGCATGTGAACCCAAAGTATTAATCGCTGACGAACCGACGACAGCACTTGATGTAACAATGCAAGCTCAAATATTAGATTTGATGAAGGAACTTCAACAGAAAATTAATACTTCAATTATTTTTATTACACATGATTTAGGTGTCGTAGCAAATATTGCTGATAGAGTAGCCGTTATGTATGGCGGACAAATGATTGAAACAGGTAATGTTGATGAAATATTTTATGGTCCGAAACATCCTTATACTTGGGGATTATTATCATCCATGCCAGATTTAACTACGAGTAATGATACAGACTTAATTGCAATTCCTGGAACACCACCAGATTTATTACATCCACCGGTAGGAGATGCATTTGCTAGACGAAGTCAGTATGCATTAGATATTGATTTTAAAGAAGAAGCACCGTGGTTTAAAGTATCGCCTACTCATTTTGTTAAGTCATGGTTATTAGATGAAAGAGCACCCAAAGTTGAACCACCATTAGCAGTTCAAAAGCGCTTTAAAACATTACCTAACCAATATGAACAACCCATCAAAGTAGAGAGGGTGGCGTTTAATGATTAA
- the opp3C gene encoding oligopeptide ABC transporter permease has product MTDKRKDKDYSNATMSHTSEGAISTDFVLRELDLNQEPELQRESKNFWQDAWAQLKSNKLAVVGMIGLILIVLFAFIGPLMNNRDYAEQNVEHRNLPAKIPVLDKVPFLPFDGKGTDGKDAYKEAHAKENYWFGTDQLGRDLWTRTWKGTQISLFIGIVAAILDIFIGVTYGAISGFFGGRIDNVMQRILEVIASIPNLIVVILFVLIFEPSIWTIIIAMSITGWLGMSRVVRGEFLKLKNQEFVLASQTLGASKFKLIFKHILPNTLGAIVFTSMFTVPSAIFFEAFLSFIGIGVPAPQTSLGSLVNDGRAMLLIHPHELFIPAIILSLLILFFYLFSDGLRDAFDPKMRK; this is encoded by the coding sequence ATGACAGATAAAAGAAAGGATAAAGATTACTCAAATGCAACAATGTCACATACCTCTGAAGGGGCAATTTCTACGGATTTTGTATTAAGAGAATTAGATTTAAATCAAGAGCCAGAGCTACAACGTGAAAGTAAAAACTTCTGGCAAGATGCGTGGGCGCAATTAAAAAGTAATAAACTAGCTGTTGTTGGTATGATTGGACTCATTTTAATTGTGTTATTCGCATTTATTGGACCTTTAATGAATAACAGAGATTATGCAGAGCAAAATGTTGAACATCGAAATTTACCAGCTAAAATACCAGTGTTAGATAAAGTACCATTTTTACCATTTGATGGTAAGGGAACGGATGGTAAAGATGCATATAAAGAAGCACACGCCAAGGAAAACTATTGGTTTGGTACTGATCAATTAGGTCGTGACTTGTGGACAAGAACATGGAAAGGAACACAGATTTCACTATTCATTGGTATCGTTGCAGCGATATTAGATATTTTTATTGGTGTGACTTATGGTGCTATTTCAGGTTTCTTTGGTGGTCGAATTGATAATGTCATGCAAAGAATCCTAGAAGTTATTGCTTCAATTCCTAATCTAATTGTCGTTATTCTCTTTGTATTAATTTTTGAACCTTCGATTTGGACTATTATTATAGCGATGTCCATCACAGGTTGGTTAGGTATGAGTCGTGTTGTTAGAGGTGAATTCTTAAAATTAAAGAACCAAGAATTTGTACTCGCTTCTCAAACTTTAGGTGCATCAAAATTCAAACTTATATTCAAACATATTTTGCCTAATACATTAGGTGCAATTGTTTTTACATCTATGTTTACAGTACCAAGTGCTATTTTCTTTGAAGCATTTTTAAGTTTTATTGGTATTGGTGTACCAGCACCACAAACATCTTTAGGATCACTCGTCAACGATGGACGTGCAATGTTATTAATTCATCCACATGAATTATTTATACCAGCAATCATTTTAAGTTTATTAATCTTATTTTTCTATCTATTCAGTGATGGATTACGTGATGCATTCGATCCGAAGATGCGTAAATAA
- the opp3b gene encoding oligopeptide ABC transporter permease encodes MGKYILKRLGYMFLSLFIIITITFFLMKMMPGSPFNDAKLNADQKAILNEKYGLNDPVAVQYVHYLKNVVTGDFGYSFQYHNQPVWELIKPRLIPSFEMGLTAMIIGIIVGLILGIAAATKQNTWVDYTTTVISVIAVSVPSFVLAVLLQYVFAVRLRWFPVAGWEGFSTAVLPSLALSAVVLATVARYIRAEMIEVLSSDYILLARAKGNSTMRVLFGHALRNALIPIITILVPMLAGILTGTLTIENIFGVPGLGDQFVRSITTNDFSVIMATTILFSTLFIVSIFIVDILYGIIDPRIRVQGGKK; translated from the coding sequence ATGGGAAAATACATCCTTAAAAGATTAGGTTATATGTTTTTATCATTATTCATCATTATTACAATCACATTTTTCTTGATGAAAATGATGCCAGGTTCACCATTTAATGATGCAAAATTAAATGCTGATCAAAAAGCGATATTAAATGAGAAATATGGGTTAAATGACCCCGTCGCAGTACAGTACGTACATTATCTAAAAAATGTTGTGACAGGCGATTTTGGTTATTCATTCCAATACCATAATCAACCGGTATGGGAATTGATTAAGCCAAGATTAATACCATCATTTGAAATGGGATTAACGGCAATGATTATTGGTATTATCGTTGGACTCATTTTAGGAATTGCTGCAGCTACGAAACAAAATACCTGGGTAGATTACACAACGACTGTAATTTCAGTTATTGCAGTGTCTGTACCATCATTCGTATTAGCAGTTTTATTACAATATGTGTTTGCAGTACGTTTAAGATGGTTCCCAGTTGCAGGATGGGAAGGATTTTCTACAGCAGTGTTACCTTCACTCGCTTTATCTGCAGTAGTATTAGCAACAGTAGCCCGATACATACGAGCTGAAATGATTGAAGTATTAAGTTCAGATTATATTTTATTAGCACGAGCAAAAGGTAATTCAACGATGAGAGTGTTGTTCGGTCATGCGTTAAGAAACGCTTTGATACCCATCATTACGATATTAGTGCCAATGTTAGCAGGTATTTTAACTGGGACACTTACCATTGAGAATATCTTCGGAGTACCTGGATTAGGGGATCAATTCGTACGTTCGATTACTACAAACGATTTCTCAGTCATCATGGCGACAACGATTTTATTTAGTACATTATTTATCGTATCTATTTTTATCGTAGATATCTTATACGGCATTATAGATCCTAGAATTCGTGTTCAAGGAGGTAAAAAGTAA
- a CDS encoding DUF3899 domain-containing protein gives MLLKLIKFYLYPLLITLFISFIFWLWTKHTWVEYINVLFYVSLVIFIILFIILLVQEGIFDVTSYGFRRLKYQMSSTSRKRSMEDDSFLNPQHVKKEHYMISSWVFPNLLIHLVLVLITIIISFNM, from the coding sequence ATGTTATTGAAATTAATTAAATTTTATCTCTATCCATTACTAATAACTCTATTTATTTCTTTTATTTTTTGGTTATGGACCAAACATACATGGGTCGAGTACATCAATGTCTTATTTTATGTTTCATTAGTGATTTTCATCATATTATTTATTATTTTATTAGTTCAAGAAGGTATCTTCGATGTAACAAGCTATGGATTTAGACGTTTAAAATATCAAATGTCCTCTACTTCAAGAAAACGTAGCATGGAAGATGATAGCTTTTTAAATCCTCAACACGTCAAAAAAGAACACTACATGATTTCCTCATGGGTGTTCCCTAACCTGCTTATACATTTAGTTTTAGTGTTAATCACAATAATTATTTCGTTCAATATGTAA
- the fabF gene encoding beta-ketoacyl-ACP synthase II, with the protein MSENNRVVITGIGALSPIGNDAETTWQNALKGVNGIDTITRIDTENYNVHLAGELKDFNIEDHIDKKEARRMDRFTQYAVVAAREAVKDSQLDIKANANRIGVWIGSGIGGMETFETAHTQLVERGPRRVSPFFVPMLIPDMATGQVSIDLGAKGPSGSTVTACATGTNSIGEAFKIIQRGDADAMITGGTEAPISHMAIAGFSASRALSTNNDKETACRPFQEGRDGFVMGEGAGIVVVESLESAKARGAKIYAEIVGYGTTGDAYHITAPAPEGEGGSRAMQAALDDAGIEAKDIQYLNAHGTSTPVGDLYEVQAIKNTFGDAVNNLKVSSTKSMTGHLLGATGGIEAIFSALSIRDSKIAPTIHAETPDPECDIDYVPNEAQDLDITHAMSNSLGFGGHNAVLIFKKFED; encoded by the coding sequence ATGAGTGAAAATAATAGAGTTGTTATTACAGGTATCGGAGCCTTATCTCCAATCGGTAACGATGCTGAAACAACATGGCAGAATGCATTAAAAGGAGTTAATGGTATCGATACTATCACACGAATTGATACTGAAAATTATAATGTGCATCTGGCTGGTGAATTAAAAGATTTTAATATCGAAGACCACATTGATAAAAAAGAAGCACGTCGTATGGATAGATTTACTCAATATGCTGTGGTAGCGGCTAGAGAAGCGGTCAAAGATTCTCAATTAGATATCAAAGCTAATGCTAACCGTATTGGTGTATGGATTGGTTCTGGTATTGGCGGTATGGAAACATTTGAAACGGCGCATACACAATTGGTAGAACGTGGACCAAGACGTGTCAGCCCATTCTTTGTACCAATGTTAATTCCTGATATGGCTACAGGCCAAGTATCTATTGATTTAGGTGCTAAAGGACCAAGTGGTTCAACTGTTACAGCATGTGCAACAGGTACTAACTCAATTGGTGAAGCATTTAAGATTATCCAACGTGGTGATGCAGATGCAATGATTACTGGTGGTACTGAAGCACCGATTTCTCATATGGCTATTGCAGGATTTAGTGCAAGCCGTGCATTATCTACAAATAATGACAAAGAGACGGCATGTCGTCCATTCCAAGAAGGTAGAGATGGATTTGTTATGGGTGAAGGTGCAGGTATTGTGGTTGTAGAATCACTAGAATCTGCAAAAGCACGTGGTGCCAAAATTTATGCTGAAATTGTTGGTTACGGTACAACAGGCGATGCTTATCACATTACTGCACCAGCACCTGAAGGTGAAGGTGGTTCTAGAGCAATGCAAGCTGCATTAGATGATGCAGGTATTGAAGCAAAAGATATTCAATATTTAAATGCTCACGGTACAAGTACACCAGTAGGTGATTTATATGAAGTACAAGCCATTAAGAATACATTTGGCGATGCAGTCAATAATTTAAAAGTAAGTTCTACTAAATCAATGACTGGTCATTTATTAGGTGCTACTGGTGGTATTGAGGCAATCTTCTCTGCACTTTCAATTAGAGATTCAAAAATTGCACCAACGATTCACGCTGAAACACCAGACCCAGAATGTGATATAGATTATGTTCCGAATGAAGCACAAGACTTAGACATTACTCATGCAATGAGTAATAGTTTAGGATTCGGCGGACATAATGCAGTATTGATATTCAAAAAATTTGAAGATTAA
- a CDS encoding beta-ketoacyl-ACP synthase III yields the protein MDVGIKGFGAYAPENIVDNAYFEQFLETSDEWISKMTGIKERHWANEDQDTSDLAYEASIKAIKDAGIQPEDIDMIIVATATGDMPFPSVANILQERLGTGKVPTMDQLAACSGFMYSMITAKQYIQSGDYHNILVVGADKLSKITDLTDRSTAVLFGDGAGAVVIGEVSEGRGIISYEMGSDGSGGKYLYLDKETGKLKMNGREVFKFAVRIMGDASTRVVEKAGLTSDDIDLFVPHQANIRIMESARLRLGIEPEKMSVSVNKYGNTSAASIPLSINQELENGKIKDDDTLVLVGFGGGLTWGAIVIKWGK from the coding sequence ATGGATGTGGGTATTAAAGGTTTCGGAGCTTATGCTCCAGAAAATATTGTAGACAATGCCTATTTTGAACAATTTTTAGAAACATCAGATGAATGGATTTCTAAAATGACAGGAATCAAAGAAAGACATTGGGCAAATGAAGATCAAGATACTTCAGATTTAGCTTATGAAGCAAGTATAAAAGCAATTAAAGATGCTGGTATTCAACCAGAAGATATAGATATGATTATTGTTGCGACAGCTACTGGAGATATGCCTTTTCCAAGTGTAGCGAATATATTACAAGAACGTTTAGGTACAGGTAAAGTGCCTACAATGGATCAACTTGCAGCATGTTCTGGATTTATGTATTCAATGATTACAGCTAAACAATATATTCAATCTGGAGATTATCACAATATTTTAGTTGTCGGTGCTGATAAATTATCTAAAATCACTGACTTAACAGATCGATCTACGGCTGTTTTATTCGGTGACGGTGCTGGAGCAGTTGTCATTGGCGAAGTATCAGAAGGTCGTGGTATTATTAGTTACGAAATGGGATCTGATGGAAGCGGTGGCAAATACTTATATTTAGATAAAGAAACTGGTAAATTAAAAATGAATGGACGAGAAGTATTTAAATTTGCAGTTAGAATTATGGGCGATGCGTCAACACGTGTTGTTGAAAAAGCAGGTTTAACTTCTGACGATATCGATTTATTTGTTCCTCATCAAGCTAATATAAGAATTATGGAATCAGCTCGTTTACGCTTAGGTATTGAACCAGAAAAAATGAGCGTATCTGTAAATAAATACGGTAATACATCTGCTGCATCAATACCATTAAGTATCAATCAAGAGCTTGAAAACGGTAAAATTAAAGATGACGATACTCTTGTCTTAGTAGGTTTCGGCGGAGGCCTGACTTGGGGTGCAATCGTTATCAAATGGGGAAAATAG
- a CDS encoding YjzD family protein → MKYLMTFIWALVLLQMVNFVLNSLNGGGALNVVSPIIMAVIFTVAVAILAATISPKSTSEQYE, encoded by the coding sequence ATGAAATACCTCATGACATTTATTTGGGCATTAGTCTTGTTACAAATGGTCAATTTCGTATTGAATAGTTTAAATGGTGGCGGTGCGTTAAACGTCGTATCACCAATCATCATGGCTGTTATCTTTACTGTAGCAGTTGCTATCTTAGCTGCTACTATAAGTCCAAAAAGCACGTCAGAACAATACGAATAA
- the clpB gene encoding ATP-dependent chaperone ClpB, translating to MDINKMTYAIQGSLQRAIEYSKEFELQNIEIEAILKATLNESESLIKSVLERANIDVEELEKAYDNKLKAYPTVQGDNVQYGQYISAKANELMNKSETYMNEYDDEFISMEHVLRAAMDIDQTTQNFIGNKTEVVKEIINKIRGGNHVTSQNPEVNYEALEKYGRDLVEEVRQGKMDPVIGRDEEIRNTIRILSRKTKNNPVLIGEPGVGKTAIVEGLAQRIVKKDVPESLLDKTIFELDLSALVAGAKFRGEFEERLKAVLKEVKESDGRIILFIDEIHMLVGAGKTDGAMDAGNMLKPMLARGELHCIGATTLNEYREYIEKDSALERRFQKVGVSEPDVEDTISILRGLKERYEVYHGVRIQDRALVAAAELSDRYITDRFLPDKAIDLVDQACATIRTEMGSNPTELDQVNRRVMQLEIEESALKNESDNASKQRLEELQEELSNEKEKQASLQSRVEQEKEKIAKLQEKRAELDESRKALEDAQTNNNLEKAAELQYGKIPQLEKELKELEDVFQDEQGEDNDRMIREIVSDEEIGDIVSQWTGIPVSKLVETEREKLLHLGDILHKRVVGQDKAVDLVSDAVVRARAGIKDPNRPIGSFLFLGPTGVGKTELAKSLAASLFDSEKHMIRIDMSEYMEKHAVSRLIGAPPGYVGHDEGGQLTEAVRRNPYSVILLDEVEKAHSDVFNVLLQILDEGRLTDSKGRSVDFKNTIIIMTSNIGSQVLLEQVSETGDISESTEKAVMDSLHAYFKPEILNRMDDIVLFKPLSVNDMSMIVDKILGQLNMRLVDQRITIEVTDEAKKWLGEEAYEPQFGARPLKRFVQRQIETPLARMMIKENLPEGTKINVDLNNDNELTFDVTKPE from the coding sequence TTGGATATCAATAAAATGACATATGCTATACAAGGTTCATTACAAAGAGCCATTGAGTATAGTAAAGAATTTGAATTACAAAATATCGAAATTGAAGCAATTTTAAAAGCGACATTAAATGAAAGTGAAAGTTTAATTAAGAGTGTTCTAGAACGTGCAAATATTGATGTAGAAGAACTAGAAAAAGCTTATGATAATAAATTAAAAGCTTATCCAACTGTACAAGGAGATAATGTACAGTATGGTCAATATATAAGTGCAAAAGCGAATGAATTGATGAATAAATCTGAAACATATATGAATGAATATGATGATGAATTTATTTCAATGGAACATGTACTTCGTGCAGCAATGGACATTGATCAAACTACACAAAACTTTATAGGTAATAAAACTGAAGTGGTTAAAGAAATTATTAATAAAATAAGAGGGGGAAATCATGTGACTAGTCAGAACCCAGAAGTAAATTATGAAGCATTAGAAAAATATGGACGTGACTTAGTAGAAGAGGTACGTCAAGGTAAAATGGATCCGGTCATTGGCCGTGATGAAGAAATTCGTAACACAATTCGTATATTAAGTCGTAAAACAAAAAACAATCCAGTGCTAATTGGTGAACCAGGTGTTGGTAAAACAGCGATTGTCGAAGGATTAGCACAACGTATTGTTAAAAAGGACGTACCGGAATCATTATTAGATAAAACCATTTTCGAACTTGATTTAAGTGCATTGGTTGCAGGTGCCAAATTTAGAGGTGAATTCGAAGAGCGCTTAAAAGCAGTACTTAAAGAAGTTAAGGAATCTGATGGTAGAATTATATTATTTATAGATGAAATTCATATGTTAGTAGGTGCTGGTAAAACAGATGGCGCAATGGATGCCGGAAATATGTTGAAACCAATGTTAGCACGTGGTGAATTACATTGTATTGGTGCTACAACATTAAATGAATATAGAGAATATATCGAAAAAGATTCAGCTTTAGAACGTCGTTTCCAAAAAGTGGGTGTCAGTGAACCTGATGTAGAAGATACAATATCTATTCTACGTGGCTTGAAAGAGCGCTATGAAGTGTATCATGGTGTACGTATTCAAGACCGTGCATTAGTTGCAGCAGCAGAACTTTCCGACAGATATATTACTGATAGATTTTTACCTGATAAAGCCATTGACTTGGTTGACCAAGCATGTGCCACTATACGTACTGAAATGGGTTCAAATCCAACTGAATTAGACCAAGTTAATCGACGTGTAATGCAATTAGAAATTGAAGAAAGTGCATTGAAAAATGAATCTGACAACGCTAGTAAACAACGTTTAGAAGAACTTCAAGAAGAATTATCAAATGAAAAAGAAAAACAAGCGTCATTACAATCACGTGTAGAACAAGAAAAAGAAAAAATTGCGAAACTACAAGAAAAACGTGCAGAATTAGATGAAAGTAGAAAAGCTTTAGAAGACGCACAAACTAATAATAATCTAGAAAAAGCAGCAGAATTACAATATGGTAAAATACCTCAATTAGAAAAAGAATTAAAAGAATTAGAAGACGTTTTCCAAGATGAACAAGGCGAAGATAATGATAGAATGATTCGTGAAATTGTATCTGATGAAGAAATTGGTGATATCGTTAGTCAATGGACTGGTATCCCAGTTTCTAAATTAGTTGAAACAGAAAGAGAAAAATTACTTCACTTAGGTGACATTCTTCATAAACGTGTGGTTGGACAAGATAAAGCTGTAGACTTAGTATCAGACGCAGTTGTACGTGCAAGAGCAGGTATTAAAGATCCGAATAGACCTATCGGTAGTTTCCTATTCTTAGGACCTACAGGTGTAGGTAAAACAGAATTAGCTAAATCATTAGCAGCGTCATTATTTGATTCTGAAAAACATATGATACGCATTGACATGAGTGAGTACATGGAGAAACATGCAGTGTCTAGATTAATTGGTGCCCCTCCAGGCTATGTAGGTCATGATGAAGGTGGTCAATTAACTGAAGCAGTTAGAAGAAATCCTTATTCAGTCATCTTACTTGATGAAGTAGAGAAAGCGCATAGCGATGTGTTCAATGTGTTACTTCAAATATTAGATGAAGGTCGATTGACTGATTCTAAAGGTAGAAGTGTGGACTTTAAAAATACAATTATTATCATGACTAGTAATATCGGTTCACAAGTCCTATTAGAACAAGTTTCAGAAACAGGAGATATAAGTGAATCAACTGAAAAAGCGGTCATGGATAGTTTGCATGCTTACTTCAAACCTGAAATTTTAAACCGTATGGATGATATTGTGTTATTCAAACCATTATCAGTAAACGATATGAGTATGATTGTCGATAAAATATTAGGTCAATTGAATATGAGATTAGTTGATCAAAGAATTACCATTGAAGTAACTGACGAAGCGAAAAAATGGTTAGGTGAAGAAGCTTATGAACCTCAATTTGGTGCACGTCCATTGAAACGATTTGTACAAAGACAAATTGAGACACCATTAGCTCGTATGATGATTAAAGAAAACTTACCAGAAGGTACTAAAATAAATGTAGATCTTAATAATGATAACGAATTAACATTTGACGTGACTAAACCAGAATAA